The following proteins are encoded in a genomic region of Neoarius graeffei isolate fNeoGra1 chromosome 6, fNeoGra1.pri, whole genome shotgun sequence:
- the LOC132887552 gene encoding extracellular calcium-sensing receptor-like, whose product MESVFTVLHMVIAIINFSRANETTCSLRGELAYPQFWKNGDIIVGGIFPFYSSWEFTDLSYSVMPPPIKCTSLDFRAFQYTQSLIFAIEEINNSSSLLPGVSLGYKIFDTCSSSAMGVKMAMTLINGNENAVAHQVCTKPAQVQAIIGETYSSVSTAIAKSIGPFNMPIISHYSTCECLSDKKKYPSFLRTVPSDYHQSRALAEMVKHFGWTWVGAIRRDDDYGNTGMATFTKVAEQLGICLEYSLPFFRTYSQERVLRIVEQIKSSTSRVIVGFLAHWDWEILVHVFTEHNVTGYQWVGTEGWIADPVVATLDKQNILQGALGLAISKTTVTGLEDFILDIKPLKSVGSAIFAKFWEALFNCKYTVHNDSGGLPVCTGEENLSELENTFTDMSMIPIISNVYKGVYAIGHTLHDLLGCKQTCPTKKQADPLTFLEHIKKVHFKTKDGENVYFDKNGDPAGKYEIINWQTNKEHLHKFVTVGFYDSSFPGQSRLSVNMTSIVWAKNTDQVPKSVCSESCPPGTRKAVQKGKPICCFDCIPCAAGEITNMTDSIECKQCEQDYWSNPKKDECVKKAIEYLSYEETMGILLTVISVVGTFMTMVIAVIFLKYKNTPIVKANNSELSFLLLFALALCFLCSLTFIGQPSEWSCMLRHTAFGITFVLCISCVLGKTIVVLMAFRATLPGSNIMKWFGPPQQRLSVFAFTLIQVLICVLWLTISPPFPFKNLNHYKEKIILECHLGSTLGFWAVLGYIGLLALLCFVLAFLARKLPDNFNEAKFITFSMLIFCAVWITFIPAYVSSPGKFTVAVEIFAILASSFSLLFCIFLPKCYIIILKPEKNTKKQIMWKNAN is encoded by the exons atgGAGTCAGTATTTACTGTCTTACATATGGTAATAGCCATCATCAATTTTTCCAGAGCTAATGAGACAACTTGTAGCCTGCGAGGAGAGCTTGCATACCCACAATTTTGGAAGAATGGCGATATAATAGTTGGAGGAATTTTTCCATTCTATAGTAGTTGGGAGTTCACAGACTTATCCTATTCAGTCATGCCACCTCCAATAAAATGTACAAG CTTGGATTTTAGAGCCTTTCAATACACACAGTCCTTGATCTTTGCAATAGAAGAGATTAACAACAGTTCCTCTTTACTTCCTGGAGTCTCACTAGGCTACAAGATCTTTGACACTTGTAGTTCTTCAGCAATGGGAGTTAAAATGGCAATGACACTTATTAATGGAAATGAGAACGCAGTTGCACATCAGGTCTGCACAAAGCCAGCCCAGGTGCAAGCCATAATAGGTGAGACATACTCATCAGTGTCCACAGCTATAGCGAAGAGTATTGGACCTTTCAACATGCCCATA ATCAGTCACTATTCCACCTGTGAGTGTCTCAGTGACAAAAAGAAATATCCCTCATTTCTGCGCACAGTTCCCAGTGATTACCACCAATCCAGGGCCCTGGCAGAGATGGTCAAGCACTTTGGCTGGACCTGGGTGGGAGCAATAAGAAGAGATGATGATTATGGTAACACTGGGATGGCTACATTTACTAAAGTTGCAGAGCAACTGGGCATATGCTTAGAATATTCTCTTCCATTTTTTAGAACCTACTCACAAGAAAGGGTGCTGAGAATTGTAGAGCAAATCAAAAGCTCCACTTCTCGAGTAATAGTGGGATTTCTTGCTCACTGGGATTGGGAGATTTTGGTGCATGTATTTACTGAACACAACGTCACTGGATACCAATGGGTGGGAACTGAGGGTTGGATTGCTGATCCAGTAGTGGCCACACTGGATAAGCAAAATATACTGCAAGGAGCCCTAGGACTTGCTATTTCCAAAACAACAGTAACAGGTCTAGAGGACTTCATTCTAGATATAAAACCACTGAAATCTGTAGGCAGTGCCATTTTTGCTAAATTTTGGGAAGCTCTGTTTAATTGTAAATACACAGTGCATAATGATTCAGGGGGGTTACCAGTGTGCACAGGAGAAGAAAATCTGTCTGAACTTGAAAACACCTTCACTGATATGTCCATGATACCTATTATCAGTAAtgtgtataaaggagtttatgccATTGGCCATACCTTACATGACCTTCTTGGTTGCAAACAAACTTGTCCTACAAAGAAGCAAGCTGATCCTCTGACT TTTCTGGAACACATCAAAAAGGTACATTTCAAAACTAAAGATGGTGAAAATGTTTATTTTGATAAAAATGGTGACCCTGCAGGAAAATATGAAATAATAAACTGGCAAACAAATAAAGAACACCTACATAAATTTGTTACTGTTGGATTTTATGACTCTTCTTTTCCTGGTCAAAGTCGTTTATCTGTAAACATGACCTCTATTGTTTGGGCAAAAAATACGGATCAA GTACCAAAATCGGTATGCAGTGAGAGCTGCCCACCAGGAACCAGGAAAGCTGTGCAAAAAGGAAAGCCTATCTGCTGCTTTGACTGCATACCATGTGCTGCAGGAGAAATTACTAATATGACAG ATTCGATTGAATGTAAACAATGTGAACAAGATTACTGGTCAAATCCAAAAAAGGATGAATGTGTAAAGAAAGCAATAGAATATCTCTCATATGAGGAAACTATGGGAATATTGCTCACAGTTATTTCTGTTGTTGGCACATTTATGACAATGGTAATAGCAGTCATATTTCTTAAATATAAAAACACTCCAATCGTCAAAGCCAACAACTCTGAACTGAGCTTCCTGTTACTCTTTGCACTGGCTCTCTGTTTTCTTTGTTCACTTACCTTCATTGGACAGCCCTCTGAGTGGTCCTGTATGCTGCGCCACACAGCATTTGGGATCACCTTTGTCCTCTGCATCTCTTGTGTACTGGGGAAAACAATTGTGGTGTTAATGGCCTTCAGAGCTACACTTCCAGGAAGTAATATCATGAAATGGTTTGGACCTCCACAACAGAGACTTAGTGTATTTGCTTTCACGCTCATACAGGTTCTAATTTGTGTCCTTTGGTTAACAATATCTCCTCCTTTCCCCTTCAAAAACCTAAATCACTACAAAGAAAAGATAATTCTGGAATGTCATTTGGGCTCAACCTTAGGATTCTGGGCTGTGCTGGGTTATATAGGACTTTTGGCTCTTTTATGTTTTGTTTTGGCATTTCTGGCCCGGAAGTTGCCTGATAATTTTAATGAAGCTAAATTCATCACATTCAGCATGCTCATATTCTGCGCTGTTTGGATCACTTTTATTCCAGCTTATGTCAGTTCACCTGGGAAATTTACTGTAGCTGTTGAAATATTTGCCATTTTGGCATCAAGCTTTAGTTTGTTGTTCTGTATTTTTCTTCCAAAATGCTATATTATTATACTGAAGCCAGAGAAGAACACCAAAAAGCAAATTATGTGGAAAAATGCCAATTAA